A genome region from Alicyclobacillus acidocaldarius subsp. acidocaldarius DSM 446 includes the following:
- a CDS encoding methionine gamma-lyase family protein produces the protein MLLEGKLDDIRTYVESCEREIEPYQRRSEAVALANQERVLEAFWRHEVAQFDLVGSTGYGLGDAGREKLEAVYADVFGAEAALVRPQIVSGTHAIALALFGCLRPGDRLVVATGVPYDTLHAALGLRPAPGSLAEHGVKVEIVELGEDGGMDLAAIERAVRAPAVRMVLFQRSRGYGDRRSFSIAELEAAFSAVKEARPDVWIAVDNCYGEFVEDREPCHVGADVAMGSLIKNPGAGLCPTGGYVVGRRDIVERVAARLVAPGTAAEYGPTGPYLLTMFQALFLAPHAVLQAVKGSRLMAAALQGLGFRVSPGPEADRTDLILSVELGAPDRLLAFCRAIQSVAPVDAHVRPEPAPMAGYADPVVMAAGTFIQGASLELTADAPLRPPYVAYVQGGLTYEHAVLAVRRVVAAIAPLASKNIT, from the coding sequence ATGCTTTTGGAAGGTAAGCTGGATGACATCCGCACGTACGTGGAATCGTGCGAGCGGGAGATCGAGCCTTATCAGCGCCGGTCGGAGGCTGTCGCGCTGGCGAATCAGGAGCGCGTGCTCGAGGCGTTTTGGCGCCACGAAGTGGCGCAGTTCGATCTCGTCGGATCGACGGGGTATGGGCTTGGCGACGCGGGGCGGGAGAAGCTTGAGGCCGTCTACGCGGACGTGTTTGGCGCCGAGGCCGCCTTGGTGCGCCCGCAGATCGTCTCCGGGACGCACGCCATCGCCCTCGCGCTGTTTGGCTGCTTGCGGCCGGGAGATCGCCTGGTGGTCGCCACCGGCGTGCCGTATGACACGCTTCACGCGGCGCTCGGGCTCCGACCCGCGCCCGGCTCGCTCGCGGAGCACGGCGTGAAGGTCGAGATCGTGGAGCTCGGCGAGGACGGGGGCATGGACCTTGCGGCCATCGAGCGGGCGGTGCGCGCACCCGCGGTGCGGATGGTGCTGTTTCAGCGATCGCGCGGCTACGGCGATCGACGGTCGTTTTCCATCGCGGAACTGGAGGCCGCGTTCTCGGCGGTGAAAGAGGCTCGCCCAGACGTGTGGATCGCGGTGGACAACTGCTACGGCGAGTTCGTGGAGGATCGCGAGCCATGTCACGTGGGCGCGGATGTCGCGATGGGCTCGCTCATCAAGAACCCGGGCGCAGGGCTTTGTCCGACGGGCGGCTACGTCGTGGGCCGGCGGGACATCGTGGAGCGCGTCGCCGCGCGGCTTGTGGCGCCGGGCACGGCGGCCGAGTACGGCCCGACGGGCCCCTATCTTCTGACCATGTTCCAGGCGCTGTTTCTCGCGCCGCACGCGGTGCTTCAGGCGGTGAAAGGGTCGCGGCTGATGGCGGCGGCGCTCCAAGGCCTTGGCTTTCGCGTGTCTCCGGGGCCTGAGGCGGACCGAACGGATCTCATCCTGTCGGTCGAGCTCGGCGCGCCGGACCGCCTGCTGGCCTTCTGCCGGGCCATCCAGTCCGTCGCGCCCGTCGATGCGCATGTGCGCCCGGAACCGGCGCCGATGGCCGGGTACGCGGATCCCGTCGTCATGGCCGCCGGGACGTTCATTCAGGGGGCTTCTCTCGAATTGACCGCCGACGCGCCGTTGCGGCCGCCGTATGTGGCGTACGTGCAGGGCGGGTTGAC